One region of Grus americana isolate bGruAme1 chromosome 20, bGruAme1.mat, whole genome shotgun sequence genomic DNA includes:
- the GPR107 gene encoding protein GPR107 — translation MAARGAGVALSRAAVVLGLVLLWAGPVGARIHHLTLKDDVRQKVHLNTFGFFKDGFMKVSVSNLSLKPPVGSDDKSSLSVGFSLDRTRNDGFSTYLDEEVDYCILKKKPEPDVSVVILLLDFKTQVVKVRFSAEAASLLPKISFVSEDNVTALSTKPLKSSEQSSDSGKDPAETNQEDKKSKRSTTTSQSIVEQEHHVHNDKGTFSFQFFFNISSHNQEGLYSLYFHKCVGSDGPTNDQQLFSLDIEITEKNPESYLSAGEIPLPKLYISMAMFFFLSGTVWIHILRKRRNDVFKIHWLMAALPFTKSLSLVFHAIDYHYISFQGFPIEGWAVVYYITHLLKGALLFITIALIGTGWAFIKHILSDKDKKIFMIVIPLQVLANVAYIIIESTEEGTTEYGLWKEILFLVDLLCCGAILFPVVWSIRHLQEASATDGKAAINLAKLKLFRHYYVMIVCYIYFTQIIAILIKIAVPFQWKWLYQLLDEMATLVFFVLTGYKFRPASDNPYLQLSQDDEDDLEMEAVVTTSGVMEGMKKVKKVVNGSAEPRGEWESTA, via the exons gaTGATGTGAGGCAGAAAGTGCACCTGAATACCTTTGGCTTCTTCAAGGATGGTTTCATGAAAGTCAGTGTCAGCAACCTTTCATTGAAGCCACCTGTGGGCTCTGATGACAAGAGCAGCTTATCA GTGGGGTTCAGTTTGGATCGAACAAGGAATGATGGGTTCTCCACTTACCTG GATGAAGAAGTGGATTACTGTATCTTGAAGAAGAAACCAGAGCCAGATGTCTCTGTTGTGATCTTGCTTCTGGACTTCAAAACTCAAGT TGTGAAGGTACGGTTCTCTGCAGAAGCTGCTTCTCTGTTACCTAAAATTTCATTCGTGTCTGAGGACAATGTTACTGCCTTAAGTACTAAGCCGCTGAAGTCTTCCGAACAGAGCAGTGATTCTGGTAAAGATCCTGCAGAGACCAACCAAGAAG ATAAGAAGTCCAAACGAAGTACAACCACCTCCCAG agCATAGTAGAACAAGAACACCATGTTCACAATGACAAAGgaactttttcatttcag ttcttttttaaCATCAGCTCTCATAACCAAGAAGGTCTCTACAGCCTATATTTCCATAAATGTGTTGGCAGTGATGGGCCGACTAATGATCAGCAGCTATTTAGTCTTGAT ATAGAAATTACGGAAAAGAATCCTGAAAGCTACCTTTCAGCGGGTGAGATCCCCCTGCCAAAACTTTACATTTCCATGGCTATGTTCTTCTTCCTATCTGGGACTGTATGGATCCACATACTTCGTAAACGCAG aaatgaTGTCTTTAAGATTCACTGGCTAATGGCAGCCCTCCCTTTCACAAAATCTCTGTCCTTAGTCTTCCATGCG ATCGACTATCACTACATTTCTTTTCAGGGATTTCCTATTGAAGGCTGGGCTGTTGTTTATTACATCACTCACCT acTGAAGGGTGCTCTTCTGTTCATCACTATTGCCCTTATTGGCACAGGCTGGGCTTTCATTAAACACATCCTGTcagataaagacaaaaaaattttcATGATTGTCATCCCACTTCAG GTATTGGCAAACGTGGCATATATTATCATAGAGTCAACAGAAGAGGGGACAACTGAATACGGACTGTGGAAAGAAATCCTCTTCCTGGTAGACTTGCTATGTTGCGGAGCCATCCTATTTCCAGTGGTATG gtcaATAAGACATTTACAGGAGGCTTCAGCAACAGATGGGAAAG CTGCCATTAACCTAGCAAAGCTGAAGCTTTTCAGACATTACTATGTTATG attGTGTGTTACATTTACTTCACACAGATCATTGCAATTCTCATAAAGATTGCTGTTCCGTTCCAGTGGAAATGGCTGTACCAG CTGTTGGATGAGATGGCCACGCTTGTGTTCTTTGTCCTCACTGGGTACAAGTTCCGTCCAGCATCAGACAACCCTTATCTACAGCTTTCTCAAGACGATGAGGATGACTTGGAGATGGAAGCTGT gGTGACGACTTCTGGAGTAATGGAGGGCATGAAGAAGGTCAAGAAAGTGGTGAATGGTTCAGCAGAGCCACGGGGCGAGTGGGAAAGCACGGCATGA